One window of Acipenser ruthenus chromosome 17, fAciRut3.2 maternal haplotype, whole genome shotgun sequence genomic DNA carries:
- the atp11b gene encoding phospholipid-transporting ATPase IF isoform X1: MLRWIRQQLGFDPPHQSETRTVYIANRFPEHGHYVPQKFADNRIISSKYTVWNFVPKNLFEQFRRIANFYFLIIFLVQLMIDTPTSPITSGLPLFFVITVTAIKQGYEDWLRHKADNEVNGAPVYVVRSGSLVQTKSKNIRVGDIVRVAKDETFPADLVLLSSDREDGTCHITTASLDGETNLKTHFAVPETAVAQSVSRLEALVAIIECQQPEADLYRFIGRITVTQQEEEIVRPLGSENLLLRGARLKNTKEIFGVAVYTGMEAKMALNYKCKSQKRSAVEKSMNTFLLIYLGILLFEAILSTILKYAWQAESKWDEPWYNQKTEQDRNSSKILRFISDFLAFLVLYNFIIPISLYVTVEMQKFLGSFFIGWDLDLYHEETDQKAQVNTSDLNEELGQVEYVFTDKTGTLTENEMQFRECSINGIKYHEISGKLVPEGMTDDSPDGYLPRLSGEEELFLKAVSLCHTVQISYDQTDGLEDSFRHANGMSSQMEYYASSPDEKALVEATKRIGVTFAGSNGENMEIKTFGRSEKYKLLHVLEFDANRRRMSVILQTPSGEKVLFTKGAESSILPFIRSGEIEKTRVHVDEFALKGLRTLVVACRHFTPEEYQEVDRRLQEARTALQQREERLAEVFSFIEKDLELLGATGVEDKLQEKVQETIESLRLAGIKVWVLTGDKHETAVSVSLSCGHFHRTMNILELVQQKSDNECAEQLRSLARRIKDDHVIQHGLVVDGASLSLALREHEKLFMDICRNCPAVLCCRMAPLQKAKVVRLIKTSPEKPITLAIGDGANDVSMIQEAHVGIGIMGKEGRQAVRNSDYAIARFRFLSKLLLVHGHFYYIRIANLVQYFFYKNVCFITPQFLYQFVCLFSQQTLYDSVYLTLYNISFTSLPILVYSLFEQLVHPHVLQSKPALYRDISKNSLLSFKSFLYWTLLGFSHALVFFFGSYLLMGEDTSLMGNGKILKANRQLMFGNWTFGTLVFTVMVITVTLKLALETHFWTWMNHFVTWGSIAFYFIFSLFYGGIIWPFLHTQDMYFVFVQLLSSGSAWFAIIIIVIICLFPDVIKKVLYRHVQPTTTQKAQLTETYKGINCLDAMCCFSDGETACAPVGRIMERMMGRCNPSRLRRLWSDPDPFNSNDRSILTLSPMEATSC, encoded by the exons ggtTTTGACCCACCCCACCAAAGTGAAACAAGGACGGTTTATATAGCTAATCGGTTTCCTGAGCATGGTCACTATGTGCCCCAgaaatttgcagacaacagaaTCATATCATCCAAG tatACGGTTTGGAATTTTGTTCCCAAGAACTTATTTGAACAGTTCCGAAGAATAGccaatttttattttcttataatatttCTTGTTCAG ctCATGATTGACACCCCTACTAGTCCCATCACCAGTGGACTTCCGTTATTTTTTGTAATCACAGTGACAGCCATAAAACAG GGTTATGAAGACTGGCTGCGACACAAAGCAGACAATGAAGTCAATGGAGCCCCTGTTTATGTTGTCCGAAGTGGCAGCCTTGTACAAACTAAATCAAAAAACATAAGG GTCGGGGATATTGTAAGAGTAGCCAAAGATGAAACTTTCCCTGCAGATTTAGTTTTGTTGTCCTCTGACAGAGAAGATGGGACATGTCACATCACTACAGCCAGTTTGGATGGAGAGACTAATCTAAAG ACTCACTTTGCAGTTCCTGAAACAGCAGTGGCTCAGTCAGTCTCCAGGCTGGAGGCTCTGGTAGCCATTATAGAATGCCAGCAACCAGAGGCAGATCTGTACAG ATTTATAGGACGAATAACTGTTACTCAGCAGGAAGAAGAAATTGTAAg GCCTTTAGGATCAGAAAACCTACTCCTTCGAGGAGCAAGATTGAAAAACACCAAAGAaatttttg GTGTGGCCGTGTACACGGGCATGGAGGCAAAAATGGCTTTGAATTACAAGTGCAAATCACAGAAACGCTCCGCTGTTGAGAA GTCAATGAACACGTTTCTGCTCATCTACCTGGGAATCCTGTTGTTTGAAGCCATTCTGAGCACCATCTTGAAGTATGCATGGCAAGCTGAATCAAAGTGGGATGAGCCATGGTATAACCAAAAGACTGAGCAAGACAGGAATAGCAGTAAA ATTTTGAGGTTCATCTCAGATTTTCTTGCTTTCCTTGTTCTGTACAATTTCATCATCCCCATCTCGCTGTATGTAACTGTGGAGATGCAGAAGTTTCTTGGCTCCTTTTTCATTGGCTGGGATCTTGATCTGTATCATGAGGAAACTGACCAGAAGGCACAAGTGAATACCTCTGACCTAAATGAAGAACTGGGGCAG GTGGAATACGTGTTTACTGACAAGACCGGGACCTTGACAGAAAACGAAATGCAGTTTCGTGAATGCTCCATTAATGGCATTAAATACCATGAGATCAGTGGCAAATTGGTCCCAGAAGGAATGACAGATGATTCTCCTGATGGATATTTACCAAGACTG AGTGGAGAGGAAGAGCTCTTCCTGAAGGCAGTCTCACTTTGtcacacagtgcagatcagctatGATCAAACAGACGGCCTAGAGGACAGTTTCAGGCATGCCAATGGTATGTCATCTCAGATGGAATACTATGCCTCTTCACCAGATGAGAAAGCTTTAGTGGAGGCTACAAAAAG GATTGGTGTAACCTTCGCAGGAAGCAATGGGGAAAATATGGAAATTAAAACATTCGGAAGATCAGAGAA GTATAAACTGCTGCATGTTTTAGAGTTTGATGCCAATAGAAGAAGAATGAGTGTTATTTTACAAACACCATCAG gagaaaaggtGCTGTTCACTAAAGGAGCTGAGTCTTCTATTCTTCCATTTATCCGAAGTGGAGAAATAGAAAAAACAAGGGTCCACGTAGATGAGTTTGCTTTA AAAGGATTGAGGACTCTTGTGGTAGCCTGTAGACACTTCACTCCTGAAGAATATCAGGAGGTGGACCGGCGCCTGCAAGAGGCCAGGACTGCACTGCAACAGAGAGAGGAGCGCCTAGCTGAGGTCTTCAGCTTCATTGAAAAAGACCTGGAGCTCCTGGGAGCCACCGGAGTGGAAGACAA GTTACAAGAGAAAGTCCAGGAGACTATTGAATCCCTCAGACTGGCTGGAATTAAAGTGTGGGTGCTAACAGGGGACAAGCACGAAACTGCTGTCAGTGTTAGTTTGTCCTGTGGACATTTTCACAGAACTATGAATATCTTGGAACTTGTACAGCAGAAATCTGACAATGAATGTGCAGAACAGCTGAGGAGTCTTGCCAGAAG AATTAAGGACGACCATGTGATCCAGCATGGCCTGGTTGTTGATGGAGCCAGCCTTTCTCTAGCACTCAGGGAGCATGAGAAATTGTTTATGGACATCTGCAGAAACTGCCCAGCCGTGCTTTGTTGTCGCATGGCACCCCTGCAGAAAGCAAAA GTGGTACGACTGATAAAGACATCTCCAGAGAAGCCCATCACATTGGCTATCGGTGATGGAGCCAATGATGTTAGTATGATTCAGGAGGCCCATGTGGGTATAG ggATCATGGGTAAAGAGGGAAGGCAAGCTGTCAGAAACAGTGACTATGCAATTGCAAGATTTAGATTCCTCTCAAAGTTACTGCTGGTCCATGGTCACTTCTACTATATTAGAATAGCAAATCTTGTACAGTACTTTTTCTACAAG aatgtgtGTTTTATCACACCCCAGTTTTTATACCAGTTCGTCTGTCTGTTTTCACAACAA ACGCTGTATGACAGTGTATACCTTACACTGTACAACATCTCTTTCACATCCCTGCCCATTCTGGTGTACAGTCTCTTTGAACAGCTGGTGCACCCCCATGTGTTACAAAGCAAACCTGCTCTTTACAG AGACATAAGCAAAAATTCCCTCTTGTCTTTCAAATCCTTTTTGTATTGGACATTACTAGGATTCTCTCATGCCTTGGTGTTCTTTTTCGGTTCATACCTTTTAATGGGAGAAGACACCTCATTAATGGGAAATGGAAAG ATTTTGAAAGCTAACAGGCAACTG ATGTTTGGCAACTGGACATTTGGCACCTTGGTCTTCACAGTTATGGTCATTACGGTAACATTAAAG ctagCTCTAGAGACACATTTCTGGACGTGGATGAACCACTTTGTGACGTGGGGGTCCAtagcattttatttcatattcTCCTTATTTTATGGAGGAATCATTTG GCCATTTTTGCACACACAGGACATGTATTTTGTCTTCGTTCAGTTGCTGTCTAGTGGTTCTGCCTGGTTTGCCATTATCATCATAGTCATTATCTGCCTTTTCCCTGATGTCATAAAGAAGGTTTTATACAGACATGTTCAACCAACGACCACCCAGAAAGCACAG CTTACCGAAACCTATAAAGGCATCAACTGCTTGGACGCAATGTGCTGTTTCTCAGACGGGGAGACGGCTTGTGCGCCAGTGGGAAGAATTATGGAGAGAATGATGGGCCGATGCAACCCATCGCGGCTTAGAAG ACTTTGGAGTGACCCGGACCCCTTCAATTCCAACGACAGAAGCATCTTGACACTCTCACCTATGGAGGCCACTTCCTGCTAA
- the atp11b gene encoding phospholipid-transporting ATPase IF isoform X2, producing the protein MLRWIRQQLGFDPPHQSETRTVYIANRFPEHGHYVPQKFADNRIISSKYTVWNFVPKNLFEQFRRIANFYFLIIFLVQLMIDTPTSPITSGLPLFFVITVTAIKQGYEDWLRHKADNEVNGAPVYVVRSGSLVQTKSKNIRVGDIVRVAKDETFPADLVLLSSDREDGTCHITTASLDGETNLKTHFAVPETAVAQSVSRLEALVAIIECQQPEADLYRFIGRITVTQQEEEIVRPLGSENLLLRGARLKNTKEIFGVAVYTGMEAKMALNYKCKSQKRSAVEKSMNTFLLIYLGILLFEAILSTILKYAWQAESKWDEPWYNQKTEQDRNSSKILRFISDFLAFLVLYNFIIPISLYVTVEMQKFLGSFFIGWDLDLYHEETDQKAQVNTSDLNEELGQVEYVFTDKTGTLTENEMQFRECSINGIKYHEISGKLVPEGMTDDSPDGYLPRLSGEEELFLKAVSLCHTVQISYDQTDGLEDSFRHANGMSSQMEYYASSPDEKALVEATKRIGVTFAGSNGENMEIKTFGRSEKYKLLHVLEFDANRRRMSVILQTPSGEKVLFTKGAESSILPFIRSGEIEKTRVHVDEFALKGLRTLVVACRHFTPEEYQEVDRRLQEARTALQQREERLAEVFSFIEKDLELLGATGVEDKLQEKVQETIESLRLAGIKVWVLTGDKHETAVSVSLSCGHFHRTMNILELVQQKSDNECAEQLRSLARRIKDDHVIQHGLVVDGASLSLALREHEKLFMDICRNCPAVLCCRMAPLQKAKVVRLIKTSPEKPITLAIGDGANDVSMIQEAHVGIGIMGKEGRQAVRNSDYAIARFRFLSKLLLVHGHFYYIRIANLVQYFFYKNVCFITPQFLYQFVCLFSQQTLYDSVYLTLYNISFTSLPILVYSLFEQLVHPHVLQSKPALYRDISKNSLLSFKSFLYWTLLGFSHALVFFFGSYLLMGEDTSLMGNGKMFGNWTFGTLVFTVMVITVTLKLALETHFWTWMNHFVTWGSIAFYFIFSLFYGGIIWPFLHTQDMYFVFVQLLSSGSAWFAIIIIVIICLFPDVIKKVLYRHVQPTTTQKAQLTETYKGINCLDAMCCFSDGETACAPVGRIMERMMGRCNPSRLRRLWSDPDPFNSNDRSILTLSPMEATSC; encoded by the exons ggtTTTGACCCACCCCACCAAAGTGAAACAAGGACGGTTTATATAGCTAATCGGTTTCCTGAGCATGGTCACTATGTGCCCCAgaaatttgcagacaacagaaTCATATCATCCAAG tatACGGTTTGGAATTTTGTTCCCAAGAACTTATTTGAACAGTTCCGAAGAATAGccaatttttattttcttataatatttCTTGTTCAG ctCATGATTGACACCCCTACTAGTCCCATCACCAGTGGACTTCCGTTATTTTTTGTAATCACAGTGACAGCCATAAAACAG GGTTATGAAGACTGGCTGCGACACAAAGCAGACAATGAAGTCAATGGAGCCCCTGTTTATGTTGTCCGAAGTGGCAGCCTTGTACAAACTAAATCAAAAAACATAAGG GTCGGGGATATTGTAAGAGTAGCCAAAGATGAAACTTTCCCTGCAGATTTAGTTTTGTTGTCCTCTGACAGAGAAGATGGGACATGTCACATCACTACAGCCAGTTTGGATGGAGAGACTAATCTAAAG ACTCACTTTGCAGTTCCTGAAACAGCAGTGGCTCAGTCAGTCTCCAGGCTGGAGGCTCTGGTAGCCATTATAGAATGCCAGCAACCAGAGGCAGATCTGTACAG ATTTATAGGACGAATAACTGTTACTCAGCAGGAAGAAGAAATTGTAAg GCCTTTAGGATCAGAAAACCTACTCCTTCGAGGAGCAAGATTGAAAAACACCAAAGAaatttttg GTGTGGCCGTGTACACGGGCATGGAGGCAAAAATGGCTTTGAATTACAAGTGCAAATCACAGAAACGCTCCGCTGTTGAGAA GTCAATGAACACGTTTCTGCTCATCTACCTGGGAATCCTGTTGTTTGAAGCCATTCTGAGCACCATCTTGAAGTATGCATGGCAAGCTGAATCAAAGTGGGATGAGCCATGGTATAACCAAAAGACTGAGCAAGACAGGAATAGCAGTAAA ATTTTGAGGTTCATCTCAGATTTTCTTGCTTTCCTTGTTCTGTACAATTTCATCATCCCCATCTCGCTGTATGTAACTGTGGAGATGCAGAAGTTTCTTGGCTCCTTTTTCATTGGCTGGGATCTTGATCTGTATCATGAGGAAACTGACCAGAAGGCACAAGTGAATACCTCTGACCTAAATGAAGAACTGGGGCAG GTGGAATACGTGTTTACTGACAAGACCGGGACCTTGACAGAAAACGAAATGCAGTTTCGTGAATGCTCCATTAATGGCATTAAATACCATGAGATCAGTGGCAAATTGGTCCCAGAAGGAATGACAGATGATTCTCCTGATGGATATTTACCAAGACTG AGTGGAGAGGAAGAGCTCTTCCTGAAGGCAGTCTCACTTTGtcacacagtgcagatcagctatGATCAAACAGACGGCCTAGAGGACAGTTTCAGGCATGCCAATGGTATGTCATCTCAGATGGAATACTATGCCTCTTCACCAGATGAGAAAGCTTTAGTGGAGGCTACAAAAAG GATTGGTGTAACCTTCGCAGGAAGCAATGGGGAAAATATGGAAATTAAAACATTCGGAAGATCAGAGAA GTATAAACTGCTGCATGTTTTAGAGTTTGATGCCAATAGAAGAAGAATGAGTGTTATTTTACAAACACCATCAG gagaaaaggtGCTGTTCACTAAAGGAGCTGAGTCTTCTATTCTTCCATTTATCCGAAGTGGAGAAATAGAAAAAACAAGGGTCCACGTAGATGAGTTTGCTTTA AAAGGATTGAGGACTCTTGTGGTAGCCTGTAGACACTTCACTCCTGAAGAATATCAGGAGGTGGACCGGCGCCTGCAAGAGGCCAGGACTGCACTGCAACAGAGAGAGGAGCGCCTAGCTGAGGTCTTCAGCTTCATTGAAAAAGACCTGGAGCTCCTGGGAGCCACCGGAGTGGAAGACAA GTTACAAGAGAAAGTCCAGGAGACTATTGAATCCCTCAGACTGGCTGGAATTAAAGTGTGGGTGCTAACAGGGGACAAGCACGAAACTGCTGTCAGTGTTAGTTTGTCCTGTGGACATTTTCACAGAACTATGAATATCTTGGAACTTGTACAGCAGAAATCTGACAATGAATGTGCAGAACAGCTGAGGAGTCTTGCCAGAAG AATTAAGGACGACCATGTGATCCAGCATGGCCTGGTTGTTGATGGAGCCAGCCTTTCTCTAGCACTCAGGGAGCATGAGAAATTGTTTATGGACATCTGCAGAAACTGCCCAGCCGTGCTTTGTTGTCGCATGGCACCCCTGCAGAAAGCAAAA GTGGTACGACTGATAAAGACATCTCCAGAGAAGCCCATCACATTGGCTATCGGTGATGGAGCCAATGATGTTAGTATGATTCAGGAGGCCCATGTGGGTATAG ggATCATGGGTAAAGAGGGAAGGCAAGCTGTCAGAAACAGTGACTATGCAATTGCAAGATTTAGATTCCTCTCAAAGTTACTGCTGGTCCATGGTCACTTCTACTATATTAGAATAGCAAATCTTGTACAGTACTTTTTCTACAAG aatgtgtGTTTTATCACACCCCAGTTTTTATACCAGTTCGTCTGTCTGTTTTCACAACAA ACGCTGTATGACAGTGTATACCTTACACTGTACAACATCTCTTTCACATCCCTGCCCATTCTGGTGTACAGTCTCTTTGAACAGCTGGTGCACCCCCATGTGTTACAAAGCAAACCTGCTCTTTACAG AGACATAAGCAAAAATTCCCTCTTGTCTTTCAAATCCTTTTTGTATTGGACATTACTAGGATTCTCTCATGCCTTGGTGTTCTTTTTCGGTTCATACCTTTTAATGGGAGAAGACACCTCATTAATGGGAAATGGAAAG ATGTTTGGCAACTGGACATTTGGCACCTTGGTCTTCACAGTTATGGTCATTACGGTAACATTAAAG ctagCTCTAGAGACACATTTCTGGACGTGGATGAACCACTTTGTGACGTGGGGGTCCAtagcattttatttcatattcTCCTTATTTTATGGAGGAATCATTTG GCCATTTTTGCACACACAGGACATGTATTTTGTCTTCGTTCAGTTGCTGTCTAGTGGTTCTGCCTGGTTTGCCATTATCATCATAGTCATTATCTGCCTTTTCCCTGATGTCATAAAGAAGGTTTTATACAGACATGTTCAACCAACGACCACCCAGAAAGCACAG CTTACCGAAACCTATAAAGGCATCAACTGCTTGGACGCAATGTGCTGTTTCTCAGACGGGGAGACGGCTTGTGCGCCAGTGGGAAGAATTATGGAGAGAATGATGGGCCGATGCAACCCATCGCGGCTTAGAAG ACTTTGGAGTGACCCGGACCCCTTCAATTCCAACGACAGAAGCATCTTGACACTCTCACCTATGGAGGCCACTTCCTGCTAA
- the atp11b gene encoding phospholipid-transporting ATPase IF isoform X6: MIDTPTSPITSGLPLFFVITVTAIKQGYEDWLRHKADNEVNGAPVYVVRSGSLVQTKSKNIRVGDIVRVAKDETFPADLVLLSSDREDGTCHITTASLDGETNLKTHFAVPETAVAQSVSRLEALVAIIECQQPEADLYRFIGRITVTQQEEEIVRPLGSENLLLRGARLKNTKEIFGVAVYTGMEAKMALNYKCKSQKRSAVEKSMNTFLLIYLGILLFEAILSTILKYAWQAESKWDEPWYNQKTEQDRNSSKILRFISDFLAFLVLYNFIIPISLYVTVEMQKFLGSFFIGWDLDLYHEETDQKAQVNTSDLNEELGQVEYVFTDKTGTLTENEMQFRECSINGIKYHEISGKLVPEGMTDDSPDGYLPRLSGEEELFLKAVSLCHTVQISYDQTDGLEDSFRHANGMSSQMEYYASSPDEKALVEATKRIGVTFAGSNGENMEIKTFGRSEKYKLLHVLEFDANRRRMSVILQTPSGEKVLFTKGAESSILPFIRSGEIEKTRVHVDEFALKGLRTLVVACRHFTPEEYQEVDRRLQEARTALQQREERLAEVFSFIEKDLELLGATGVEDKLQEKVQETIESLRLAGIKVWVLTGDKHETAVSVSLSCGHFHRTMNILELVQQKSDNECAEQLRSLARRIKDDHVIQHGLVVDGASLSLALREHEKLFMDICRNCPAVLCCRMAPLQKAKVVRLIKTSPEKPITLAIGDGANDVSMIQEAHVGIGIMGKEGRQAVRNSDYAIARFRFLSKLLLVHGHFYYIRIANLVQYFFYKNVCFITPQFLYQFVCLFSQQTLYDSVYLTLYNISFTSLPILVYSLFEQLVHPHVLQSKPALYRDISKNSLLSFKSFLYWTLLGFSHALVFFFGSYLLMGEDTSLMGNGKILKANRQLMFGNWTFGTLVFTVMVITVTLKLALETHFWTWMNHFVTWGSIAFYFIFSLFYGGIIWPFLHTQDMYFVFVQLLSSGSAWFAIIIIVIICLFPDVIKKVLYRHVQPTTTQKAQLTETYKGINCLDAMCCFSDGETACAPVGRIMERMMGRCNPSRLRRLWSDPDPFNSNDRSILTLSPMEATSC; this comes from the exons ATGATTGACACCCCTACTAGTCCCATCACCAGTGGACTTCCGTTATTTTTTGTAATCACAGTGACAGCCATAAAACAG GGTTATGAAGACTGGCTGCGACACAAAGCAGACAATGAAGTCAATGGAGCCCCTGTTTATGTTGTCCGAAGTGGCAGCCTTGTACAAACTAAATCAAAAAACATAAGG GTCGGGGATATTGTAAGAGTAGCCAAAGATGAAACTTTCCCTGCAGATTTAGTTTTGTTGTCCTCTGACAGAGAAGATGGGACATGTCACATCACTACAGCCAGTTTGGATGGAGAGACTAATCTAAAG ACTCACTTTGCAGTTCCTGAAACAGCAGTGGCTCAGTCAGTCTCCAGGCTGGAGGCTCTGGTAGCCATTATAGAATGCCAGCAACCAGAGGCAGATCTGTACAG ATTTATAGGACGAATAACTGTTACTCAGCAGGAAGAAGAAATTGTAAg GCCTTTAGGATCAGAAAACCTACTCCTTCGAGGAGCAAGATTGAAAAACACCAAAGAaatttttg GTGTGGCCGTGTACACGGGCATGGAGGCAAAAATGGCTTTGAATTACAAGTGCAAATCACAGAAACGCTCCGCTGTTGAGAA GTCAATGAACACGTTTCTGCTCATCTACCTGGGAATCCTGTTGTTTGAAGCCATTCTGAGCACCATCTTGAAGTATGCATGGCAAGCTGAATCAAAGTGGGATGAGCCATGGTATAACCAAAAGACTGAGCAAGACAGGAATAGCAGTAAA ATTTTGAGGTTCATCTCAGATTTTCTTGCTTTCCTTGTTCTGTACAATTTCATCATCCCCATCTCGCTGTATGTAACTGTGGAGATGCAGAAGTTTCTTGGCTCCTTTTTCATTGGCTGGGATCTTGATCTGTATCATGAGGAAACTGACCAGAAGGCACAAGTGAATACCTCTGACCTAAATGAAGAACTGGGGCAG GTGGAATACGTGTTTACTGACAAGACCGGGACCTTGACAGAAAACGAAATGCAGTTTCGTGAATGCTCCATTAATGGCATTAAATACCATGAGATCAGTGGCAAATTGGTCCCAGAAGGAATGACAGATGATTCTCCTGATGGATATTTACCAAGACTG AGTGGAGAGGAAGAGCTCTTCCTGAAGGCAGTCTCACTTTGtcacacagtgcagatcagctatGATCAAACAGACGGCCTAGAGGACAGTTTCAGGCATGCCAATGGTATGTCATCTCAGATGGAATACTATGCCTCTTCACCAGATGAGAAAGCTTTAGTGGAGGCTACAAAAAG GATTGGTGTAACCTTCGCAGGAAGCAATGGGGAAAATATGGAAATTAAAACATTCGGAAGATCAGAGAA GTATAAACTGCTGCATGTTTTAGAGTTTGATGCCAATAGAAGAAGAATGAGTGTTATTTTACAAACACCATCAG gagaaaaggtGCTGTTCACTAAAGGAGCTGAGTCTTCTATTCTTCCATTTATCCGAAGTGGAGAAATAGAAAAAACAAGGGTCCACGTAGATGAGTTTGCTTTA AAAGGATTGAGGACTCTTGTGGTAGCCTGTAGACACTTCACTCCTGAAGAATATCAGGAGGTGGACCGGCGCCTGCAAGAGGCCAGGACTGCACTGCAACAGAGAGAGGAGCGCCTAGCTGAGGTCTTCAGCTTCATTGAAAAAGACCTGGAGCTCCTGGGAGCCACCGGAGTGGAAGACAA GTTACAAGAGAAAGTCCAGGAGACTATTGAATCCCTCAGACTGGCTGGAATTAAAGTGTGGGTGCTAACAGGGGACAAGCACGAAACTGCTGTCAGTGTTAGTTTGTCCTGTGGACATTTTCACAGAACTATGAATATCTTGGAACTTGTACAGCAGAAATCTGACAATGAATGTGCAGAACAGCTGAGGAGTCTTGCCAGAAG AATTAAGGACGACCATGTGATCCAGCATGGCCTGGTTGTTGATGGAGCCAGCCTTTCTCTAGCACTCAGGGAGCATGAGAAATTGTTTATGGACATCTGCAGAAACTGCCCAGCCGTGCTTTGTTGTCGCATGGCACCCCTGCAGAAAGCAAAA GTGGTACGACTGATAAAGACATCTCCAGAGAAGCCCATCACATTGGCTATCGGTGATGGAGCCAATGATGTTAGTATGATTCAGGAGGCCCATGTGGGTATAG ggATCATGGGTAAAGAGGGAAGGCAAGCTGTCAGAAACAGTGACTATGCAATTGCAAGATTTAGATTCCTCTCAAAGTTACTGCTGGTCCATGGTCACTTCTACTATATTAGAATAGCAAATCTTGTACAGTACTTTTTCTACAAG aatgtgtGTTTTATCACACCCCAGTTTTTATACCAGTTCGTCTGTCTGTTTTCACAACAA ACGCTGTATGACAGTGTATACCTTACACTGTACAACATCTCTTTCACATCCCTGCCCATTCTGGTGTACAGTCTCTTTGAACAGCTGGTGCACCCCCATGTGTTACAAAGCAAACCTGCTCTTTACAG AGACATAAGCAAAAATTCCCTCTTGTCTTTCAAATCCTTTTTGTATTGGACATTACTAGGATTCTCTCATGCCTTGGTGTTCTTTTTCGGTTCATACCTTTTAATGGGAGAAGACACCTCATTAATGGGAAATGGAAAG ATTTTGAAAGCTAACAGGCAACTG ATGTTTGGCAACTGGACATTTGGCACCTTGGTCTTCACAGTTATGGTCATTACGGTAACATTAAAG ctagCTCTAGAGACACATTTCTGGACGTGGATGAACCACTTTGTGACGTGGGGGTCCAtagcattttatttcatattcTCCTTATTTTATGGAGGAATCATTTG GCCATTTTTGCACACACAGGACATGTATTTTGTCTTCGTTCAGTTGCTGTCTAGTGGTTCTGCCTGGTTTGCCATTATCATCATAGTCATTATCTGCCTTTTCCCTGATGTCATAAAGAAGGTTTTATACAGACATGTTCAACCAACGACCACCCAGAAAGCACAG CTTACCGAAACCTATAAAGGCATCAACTGCTTGGACGCAATGTGCTGTTTCTCAGACGGGGAGACGGCTTGTGCGCCAGTGGGAAGAATTATGGAGAGAATGATGGGCCGATGCAACCCATCGCGGCTTAGAAG ACTTTGGAGTGACCCGGACCCCTTCAATTCCAACGACAGAAGCATCTTGACACTCTCACCTATGGAGGCCACTTCCTGCTAA